From a region of the Candidatus Neomarinimicrobiota bacterium genome:
- a CDS encoding alpha-amylase/4-alpha-glucanotransferase domain-containing protein: MRSVQFIFGVHNHQPVGNFDAVFQEAFDKSYRPFVEIAQQYPSISLTLHFSGALLEWLEDNEPSFLDQVAVMVRRGNVEILSGGFYEPVLGIIPDRDKVGQIQKLTHYILNRFGYQAEGLWLTERVWEPHLAKPIRDAGIKYVTVDDYHFRSAGLAEHELIGYFLTEEQNEAIGVFPISQHLRYAIPFKEPEETLVFLRNAAEEGDDVTLVMVDDGEKFGLWPGTHSRCYGQDQWLDRFLTALEDNSDWIETTTFGKVFNSQPPKGRVYLPTASYFEMSQWCLPAQSGEQFDDFVHSLNDRGEIDRVRPFVQGGIWRNFLVKYPESNWMHKRMIQVSEKLATRASHGSNRSDLEHARDELWRSQCNCAYWHGIFGGLYLPHLRHAVYQHLLEAEHSLDRVSSGVRIARQDVDLDGLEEIEVTTPTLKAFFSPRGGTLCELDFLPARFNLINSLRRHRESYHRKVARDQSEESASGSIHEIVRSKEPNLKDYLVVDASPRHSLVDHFWPLRTQVEELMLGKAREQADFNQRLFTVETESDSVTLSCVGNVLDQSVKIVKRVAARRSALNIRVQITNLGHQLIDGLYAIEFNFSLLGGRTNDRYYEVNGNKAARAYLDAEDQLDDVSTLSLITEWEGLAVQLHFPQSQTLWRYPVQTISSSESGFERIYQSSVVLPVYSMKLSPDEHFSAVIDLQLSSLPISQADNPEK; the protein is encoded by the coding sequence GTGAGATCTGTACAATTCATTTTTGGTGTCCACAACCATCAGCCGGTGGGCAATTTTGATGCGGTTTTCCAGGAAGCGTTTGATAAGAGCTACCGGCCCTTTGTGGAGATCGCGCAGCAATACCCTTCTATATCTCTGACTTTACACTTCAGCGGTGCGTTGCTTGAATGGTTGGAAGATAACGAGCCGAGTTTTCTGGATCAGGTGGCGGTAATGGTCCGACGGGGTAATGTGGAGATATTATCCGGCGGATTCTACGAGCCGGTATTGGGGATTATCCCTGACCGCGATAAGGTGGGTCAAATTCAAAAACTTACCCATTACATCCTGAATCGGTTCGGCTATCAAGCTGAGGGGCTCTGGCTCACGGAGCGGGTGTGGGAACCACACCTGGCCAAACCTATCCGGGATGCGGGGATCAAGTATGTTACTGTTGACGACTACCACTTCAGGTCTGCTGGGCTGGCTGAGCATGAACTGATTGGTTATTTCCTTACGGAAGAGCAGAATGAGGCGATAGGTGTCTTTCCAATTTCCCAACACCTTCGTTATGCGATTCCCTTCAAGGAGCCGGAGGAAACTCTCGTATTTCTACGCAACGCAGCTGAAGAGGGCGATGATGTCACCCTCGTAATGGTTGATGACGGTGAGAAGTTTGGCCTATGGCCCGGTACCCATAGCCGATGCTATGGTCAGGATCAATGGCTGGATAGGTTTCTGACTGCCTTAGAGGACAACAGCGATTGGATCGAAACCACCACCTTCGGCAAGGTCTTCAATAGTCAACCTCCGAAGGGTCGGGTCTACTTGCCCACCGCCTCCTATTTTGAGATGAGCCAATGGTGCCTGCCGGCACAGAGTGGTGAGCAGTTTGACGATTTCGTACACAGCCTGAATGATCGTGGCGAAATTGATAGGGTCCGACCTTTCGTCCAAGGGGGGATCTGGCGGAACTTCCTCGTCAAGTACCCCGAATCCAACTGGATGCATAAACGAATGATCCAGGTATCGGAGAAGTTAGCTACCAGGGCAAGTCATGGTTCGAATAGAAGCGACCTTGAGCATGCCCGGGATGAGCTGTGGCGCAGCCAATGTAATTGTGCCTACTGGCACGGCATTTTTGGCGGGCTTTACCTACCCCATCTGCGACACGCCGTTTATCAACACCTTCTGGAAGCTGAGCACAGCCTCGACCGGGTATCCTCAGGGGTAAGAATCGCTCGCCAGGACGTTGATCTAGATGGTCTGGAAGAGATCGAAGTGACGACGCCTACGCTGAAAGCTTTTTTCTCTCCCCGGGGTGGCACCCTTTGTGAGCTTGACTTCCTGCCAGCCAGGTTCAACCTGATAAATTCGCTGCGGAGACATCGGGAGAGCTATCACCGGAAAGTAGCTCGAGATCAAAGCGAAGAGTCAGCATCCGGCAGCATCCATGAGATTGTCCGCTCGAAAGAGCCTAATCTTAAGGATTACCTGGTGGTAGATGCCAGTCCCCGTCATTCCCTTGTAGACCACTTCTGGCCACTACGGACTCAGGTTGAAGAATTAATGCTGGGCAAGGCCCGCGAGCAGGCCGACTTTAATCAGCGACTGTTTACAGTTGAGACTGAGTCTGATTCGGTCACCCTCTCTTGTGTCGGTAATGTACTGGATCAGTCGGTAAAAATTGTTAAGCGGGTCGCTGCACGAAGGAGTGCCTTGAATATCCGAGTCCAAATAACCAACCTTGGTCATCAGCTGATAGACGGACTCTATGCCATCGAGTTCAATTTTTCGCTTCTGGGCGGACGCACCAATGATCGCTACTACGAAGTCAATGGGAATAAGGCAGCGAGAGCCTATCTCGATGCCGAAGACCAGCTTGATGACGTATCAACACTGTCGCTCATTACCGAGTGGGAGGGCCTGGCAGTCCAGCTTCATTTTCCACAATCCCAAACTCTATGGCGATATCCCGTTCAGACGATCTCATCATCGGAAAGCGGTTTTGAAAGAATATACCAGAGTTCGGTTGTGTTGCCGGTATATAGCATGAAACTATCTCCTGACGAGCACTTCTCTGCTGTCATCGACCTTCAGCTGAGTTCCTTGCCAATATCGCAAGCTGATAATCCTGAAAAATGA